One stretch of Streptomyces hygroscopicus DNA includes these proteins:
- a CDS encoding carbohydrate kinase, whose protein sequence is MSPLPSVETADGVADVVDDIDVVCLGESMVTFVPSRPGRLADVPSFARGIGGAESNVACGLARAGHRARWISRVGTDGFGEHLVREIAATGVDTAYVQRDPHRPTGIYFRTAGERAVGSETMDGSGGADGKGAAEPSESPEPPEPLAEVVYYRAGSAAAAMSPALIPRERAWSGRVLHLTGITPALSADCRTLMRELTAPAPGRPLVSFDLNYRVSLWQREEDAERGPAVLLGLARGCDLVFVGEDEAEAVWGVSGPAAIRAALPEPAVLVVKQGGAGATAYARRPDGTDDVTFEPAPRVDVVAPVGAGDAFAAGFLSGTLRGLPVAERLRHGHLMAAAALTVPGDLGTPPSREHADQLVALDATRWGTLRFGPGWTELPTPAEKWAETAAVEVSDL, encoded by the coding sequence GTGTCCCCTCTCCCCAGCGTCGAGACCGCCGATGGCGTCGCTGATGTCGTCGATGACATCGACGTCGTCTGCCTCGGCGAGTCGATGGTGACCTTCGTGCCGTCCCGTCCGGGCCGGCTGGCGGACGTCCCCTCTTTCGCCCGGGGCATCGGCGGCGCCGAGTCCAATGTCGCCTGTGGCCTGGCCCGCGCCGGGCACCGCGCGCGCTGGATCAGCCGGGTGGGCACGGACGGCTTCGGCGAGCACCTCGTACGGGAGATCGCGGCCACCGGCGTGGACACGGCCTACGTCCAGCGCGATCCGCACCGCCCCACCGGCATCTACTTCCGCACGGCGGGCGAGCGCGCCGTCGGCTCGGAGACGATGGACGGGTCCGGTGGCGCCGACGGGAAGGGCGCCGCGGAGCCGTCGGAGTCGCCGGAGCCGCCGGAGCCGCTCGCCGAGGTGGTCTACTACCGGGCCGGATCCGCCGCCGCGGCCATGTCCCCGGCGCTCATCCCCCGGGAGCGGGCCTGGTCCGGCCGGGTGCTCCATCTGACCGGGATCACCCCGGCCCTCTCCGCCGACTGCCGCACGCTGATGCGCGAGCTGACCGCCCCCGCCCCAGGCCGCCCCCTCGTCTCCTTCGACCTCAACTACCGGGTCTCCCTCTGGCAGCGGGAGGAGGACGCCGAACGGGGCCCCGCCGTCCTGCTCGGCCTCGCCCGCGGCTGCGACCTCGTCTTCGTCGGCGAGGACGAGGCCGAGGCGGTCTGGGGGGTGAGCGGCCCGGCGGCGATCCGGGCGGCGCTGCCCGAACCGGCGGTGCTGGTCGTCAAGCAGGGCGGCGCCGGGGCCACCGCCTACGCCCGCCGCCCGGACGGCACCGACGACGTCACCTTCGAACCGGCCCCGCGCGTCGATGTGGTCGCCCCCGTCGGCGCGGGCGACGCCTTCGCCGCCGGCTTCCTCTCCGGCACCCTGCGCGGACTGCCCGTCGCCGAACGGCTGCGCCACGGCCACCTCATGGCCGCCGCCGCCCTCACCGTCCCCGGCGACCTCGGCACCCCACCCTCCCGTGAGCACGCCGACCAATTGGTGGCACTCGATGCCACGCGGTGGGGGACACTGCGATTCGGCCCCGGCTGGACAGAACTGCCGACTCCCGCCGAAAAGTGGGCCGAGACCGCAGCGGTGGAGGTATCCGACCTATGA